Within the Montipora foliosa isolate CH-2021 chromosome 11, ASM3666993v2, whole genome shotgun sequence genome, the region cttattcataaatggtcgccaatttataattcttttgtcgaagtgcaaattagcctaccaagcctcaatACTATACAGtgatttgaaaagatttcttgtgcgaaaatgaggcttggtaggctaatttgcacgtgaacaaaagaattctaaatgagaccgccatttatgaatacggtctattagACAGACTAAAGTCTGttgagtctcactcccaggagtcaatgggttaaggttgTTACAGTACTGGTAAGACAATGACCCTCCATCTGACTTGCTCTTTGTTCCAGAAACGGTTTTGTGACAGGCACAGGTCTCTCCCTTAGATGACATAAAAGATTgctttgcatacatgtacagaCATCCATGATGTGATGTTGACTCCAAAGAGTGCTCTCTAAcatcagacaattttacttgtcaactgggggttGTCTTGGGAcacctgaggagtgaatgggttaaggtgcattgttaaagaaaataggaaaaactgactgatcaataataattatgtttgcTACATTTCACTGTTGGCAAAATTTGCCTCAACAATAAAAAGTAGTTTGAGCTACATGCACTGTAAATTGCTTTTAAAATCACTATAATACTACCATAAGCCAGCAGGCATAAGTAAGCCCATCATGTAACACAAGGAATTTGTACAACTTAAAACAAGAACAACACCCTCTTGTAAGGTATTTACTATAGTCAAGATTAAGCTTCTTAAAAAgattgcaataataataattatcattatctATAAATGACTCTATTTTACGTCTTTGGAaacataacaaaagaaaatgtcaaaTCCTCCATCTAAGCTGTATATTACTTCAACTATTTCTCCCTTTTGGATTGGACCAGAACCCATCTAATTCTTGCACTTACTAAACATCATTCATCCAataatggaaaaaatgatgGGCTAATCATGTCACACTAGTTCACTCCAAGATGGTTGCAAAGAGTACAAATTTGACAGACAAAAAGGCATTTCATCTTACATGAAGCGCTCTGAAAATTGAGAGATTTCACATCTCATTTACAGCAAACCACAAACATCTGTccacagttgttcaaaaggtggatgacgctatccagtggataaacactagcaaaaccattTATCGAGTTAACCAGTGCTACCCACCACTCAAACAATGGGCCAGattgaaatttgcatttttcccaaaaatcaaagaaacttgtttgattatAACTTATTTTGTGCCTGCTATCTATTATGTCAAGCACTTCTCAAAAGCAAGacacaagttagaataaaagaaTTTATGTCCATTTATGACAGCAACAGGTTGCTGGTTGCCATTTCACATTAACACAATGCTAAATCTCTTCCAATGTTTTCAATACGGAATTTGTACAATATCACGAAATAGATGATTAACTGCCTCCCCCACAAAGCCCTTGTTGGCCCTGAATATTTGTTAGGTGAAAAGTTGAAATAAGTAAAATATTACGCGAGACAATGTTAAACCACCATTTGCAATTTGCTTGATGAGGGCCAAAATCTTTGGTACCATTACAGTTATCACTGCATCTAGCACATCATCCAGCAGttattggaaaaaaacactCTTAATATCCACAATACTTGATATCATACCAAGCCTTGTCTGACAGTTGACAAATATCCCTTTTTGTCCAGGCCACCACCAGTTTTCCAACAAAAGGGCACTTGCtagcaaaaaataataattagctTAAAAATACAGCTGTGTGCCTCGCACAGAAGTCTAAAATCAGCTGTGAGGAGATACAATAAACGTGaatgtgaaagaaaattaactaaCATGTTTACATGTGAACTCCCATGTTTTGCCTGCCCCTTCAATATTTATCCAAGGAGAAAGAGATTTTAAATATTCTTCTGAGATAATAGCTTATTTTACACTAAAAAATGATAACAGTCCTTGAGAAGATATCTCCTCTTCTGTTCCATTTTTACCTGGGTCGTTAATTTTTAGGACATAAAATTATcttgaagttaaaaaaaagcagTTGGCTTAAAAAATATTGAGCAAATGAAAAAATCCTAGCTGTACTCTTAGTTGTGACTcttctctaccaactgagcttttaGGTTATCTGGGAGATGGCGATTATTACAAGTTCACTAGCCCGTAACAGGTTAATTTATAATAGAGAACATGCAATATGCATATATTTAAACCTCAGATGTGAAGTTCAAATATATGGCATTTTACGTATTTGCTATcatgagaaataaaaataataaattaatgttTACTTACAGGCATACTTACAGAGATCACTAAATATAAGCTGCTGTTTACTTCctaattgttttcaatgttgacGCATACTTTACCAGCTCTGCTTTAAATCTCTTACAGTCATTCTTTCTTACAGCTATTTCTGCCTCCAGTATACCTTCTTGCTTTTTATCTGTCATTAATTGAATCCAGTTCTCCTCAAGTTCTTGCATGagcctttgtttcttttcttgtcTTTCTGCTATTTGATGATGTATGAGAAGAAGGGCATCTTCTTTTTCCTTCAGACCCCTTTCAGACAGGATCAACTCTTCTTGAAACTTAGCATGTAAGGTGGTCAGTAGCTTATCATTTTGGCCCTTAATTCCTGACGGCTCACCATTCCTCTTGATCCAAGCTTCAGAGGTCCGAACATTAGCATCCCCATTTTGACTGGTTGTGAGAGACACATTAGTACTCCTGTCGTCATTGCCCAAAACAACTCTTGAAATGGGAGGTGTGTTCTGATTGGAAGTAACACTTGGTGCATTGGAAACCCTGTCATAATCATTGGAAACCCTGTCATAATCATTGCTTACATCTAGAGAACTGGTATCACTGTTGATTGAGCTCGTAGGCACACTTGTACTTGAGCTTTGATTAACTGCAACCACTGGTGGAAAGGAACCATCAATGTGATCTGTTGCAATGCTAGGTGAACAGATATCATTCCTTGCATCTGGCATTACATCCACTGAAATATCCTCGGTAACTTCACTATCACAACCTAACAAAACTGTAGCATCTGTATCCTCTGATATGGGTGGAGTTGAAAAGGCTTCATCAGGTAAAAGCTTTAAAGATGGTAATGGTGAAGTCTCACTTGATTTTGATGTTGAAGGCACTTCATCCTCTACAAAAAGGTCTTCTTTTTTGTGACCTTTTACGACAGCATCTTCTGGCTCCTCCTTGGCTACAAAAAGCTGTGTGTGTCCAGTGGAACCACCAGATACTAATGGGCTCAGACAATTGTCTACAGGAACGAATAGGGTTGCAGGTGGTGATGCTGCTAAAGGGGACTCTAAAGGAATGCTTTTGTCTGGGGTCTGTTGAACCTTTGCTACATGGTCATTAGGCAAAGGAGGAACTTCAAAGTCATGTGGTTGAAGAATTGCTGCCATTTCATATGAGTGCAATTCTTTTGATAGATCAGATGGAGTTTTACCATTGGTATTCTTGATCTCTTTCAGGGCATCCATGATCTCTGGTTCAATGTTTTTCATGACAATCTTGATTACACGATGTCCTGCGCCGTGTCTGCATGCAAGGATGTGTAAAAAGGTTTCCTTGCTATGGTTTGTCTTAAGTAGAAGTTCCTTTACTGTGTTGGGTGTGAGCTTACCAGAAGTCTTCAGATGCGCCAACTCCTTCATGAGTACCGCAAAGTAACCCTCATAAGTGCTTATCTTCTCAAGCTCTCCTGTGCAGTCAAGAACAATTTTAGCCAAGCAGTGAAAGGGCGTGTCTCCTTCTTTATTAGATAAGGTAACAACTTTTGGCACACAGTCAGTCAAGGTTCTAAGCGTTTTAGAGAACACCTCTAGGATTGTCTTTACAGAGTTTTTCTTTAGGACTTGGCCAAGGGACAGAAGCATTCTATGCACTCCTGTTTCTCCAGTCCTCTCAGATTGTACAGCAAGGTTAAATTCCTTCATCTCTGCCAATTTACCAAGAACTCTAAATTTACCCAGGACACATACCCAATGTACTAACGGGTATTTGAAAGAAGCAACAGGATCCACAAGGTCTGCATTAACCCTTAGTCTGGCAAACTTTCCAGCCTGAGTAACAATCTCATTCACTTGCTTCATAAAATTGTCACCATTTGCTGCACCATAGTTGTAGTTGGAACATTTCAATAGACTCAAAATGAGCTTGTGGTGTTGAGCTGTGCATGTTGTATGGCAAAATGGTGTATGCTTTGGTGCTGCAGGAGAAAGATACAAAATAATAGACTAGTCATTATATGAATAAAGGAAAGGCAATTGAGCCTTATTCAGCCAACACTACAGGCCAAGAAAATGATTGATTTTACTTGTGAAGTTCGGACGAGGGTCAGAAATATTTCATCATGTCCTTGCCCTATTTGTTCCACCCCACATTAAGTTAAAATaggccactatcaaaaataccctAAATACAATGTTTGTGCCCCTcccctattgtttttgttttctcctgagaccattgtaagtcccaagagaaaccgaaaacaatgcttatgcaaaatttgggggggcaAACAGAGAGTATTATGTTATATTCAAAAGTGGCCTATAATGGATggttcaaagaaagaaaagagaaacAAACTACACATAAATGTCATAAAAGGTTAACCTTAAATCACTTTACTTTTTAAATGTAAGAAAATCTGTCTAATATAACCCTCTTTATGGTTTGAAGAAACTAAATTCAGGAAACTAGTGAAATACTTTATACCAtgacttgtatttatttatcttgaAAGATATGTACcatatttattcacttataaggcACACTCAGTTATGAGACGCACCCTAAACTTTCGAAGACGACTGTGACaagtaagcaaaataaaaatttcacCTGAATACCCTGTAATAAGGCAGGCCCAGAATTACGGGAAATTTCGTTGACCATGTTTGCTGTACTTACAACAAACTTCCAAGTTACTAATTACATTGCTTTCATTCccaaaacaaaagtgaaaaagtcacacattgaaaacaatagcaaaaacgtCATCTGAGAAGTGAAGGCGGATGGTGAGAAACTTCCACTGAAGGTGATAATCAAAGGCATTTGTCAGCTGCGAATCAAGGTGCCCAGGAGAATGCAGGTTTCTTTACACAAGAAGACCTGGATAGACGAAGGTTTGTTCTTTTTCCTTTATAGGAGTATTTAATAGCAGCCAtgacaaataatttttttcaaatgattTGAAGTCAAGTTTGCCTTATTTCATGGGAGCGAGGTTCAATTGTTTCTGACGTTAATCATTTCAAGCACGTGCCTTTTAGCACGTTCGCTCTTTGCTGAAATACCATGGCTTTGTTCACCAACTTGTCGCCTGAGCATCGAGGACTTCTTGTTTGGAATTCCTTCTGCACCCATTTAATGGATGCAGTTAAAGATCCACTGGACAGACCAAACGTTGATGTTGCCGTAAAGTCAATGATCAAcattgtttgtcttttgttcattcatttaccggtattttttTACATACTCATTTCAGTTTAGCATTAATTATtagggaaatttggaaaagttatattttgttgtgtgaaaatactcggttataagatgCACCTCAAGTTTTGAGCAGATTTTAATCATAAAAAAATGGTGCGCCcaataagtgaataaatacggtatattTAAGTGTGGGTTGTAAACGAAAGATAGAGGTGATCCTTACAGTTACAGACACCTCAGAAATTCAGGAGACTTCAATGGGAATTGAACCAGTGAACCTCAACAGGCTGCACCCTTGCAGGATTCCcgcaagaaaaatagaaatggcGCATAAAAACCCATGCAAATGCACCCACTTGGGCACACAAGAATGCTACAAGTGAAACAGACTTTTAGAGGTAAGTTAGCAGTCTTTTAATGGTTCCAGTGAATATTCCAAATTCTTGTTTGGCCAGAGCTTAAAAGATAATTTAGAGTGTGGAGTCATGTTTTTGTCATGTCACACAGAAAATTAGATTCTTTCTTTCACCCTAAAATACCAAGGATTTAGAAAAGGTGTACTATCATTGAAACGCCGGTTAAGAGGATAATGAAGACAACATGGTAAGCAAAGATCCAAAAGCTATTTCATTGAGGAAAAAGCCATGTTTTTCAGAGTGAATGGCACTCAAAATACACAATCATGGCTTGCCTATATGATGCCAAGATAAAGGTCGCAACCTGTTAGATCTGTCCAGAGGCAGACAAATCAAAATGCCTTTACAATATTGTCAAAGGGCCACAATTGCAAGAGTAGTAATTTGAATGTGCCTAGATGAAATGGACAGAGAAATCAAGAGGGATTTTTTTCCACCTTATTCATGGAATGCAAGTAACTTTGTCCCGCTTAAGCTCTTGCAGGGCCCCTATTTTTCAGGGAAGGGGGCCCTTGGGACTTTCTTAGACAAAATCCTGGTGAGAACACTGTTGAACCCATCGCCTCTGCAATGCTctacaaactgagctatgaagccaatcAGTTGGGAAcgaatgagcccaacaaattgacctgaccaactgagtggcttcatacctcagttggtagagcattaattgcaccagcatcacagaggccatgggtttga harbors:
- the LOC137975182 gene encoding uncharacterized protein isoform X1, with the translated sequence MDRRSSSQMPVDQASNMQSCTGNVSPPVKCTLCHIVSGNSTCPRAGKHHELIMALAKSPDTTEVEKTDFKKSLDKFTKTKWIHTDCVPEKNKEICFPLVHWVCILGKYKLLGYLISECGFILTVKGGQNSQSALHSMVQYLARGLGPSNSTEYIGSIFGNILDIFLKHVPEVLCAKDSSLGDTILHYLAKRCSSDPYSRMYLKICLLRIKENNKLKYDEVEKIFSVINKSGNSFLHHLVSDEESVDSLEYFSKNFHLISEKISKNKNNSGKTPRQLAVEKRSCKMLRALGAPAVVIASLQKAVAGSKALTPKSSNRVEQNNSQSIAAVEAKDSNSTREVMPVETNSIETPTTPPNLGDGNVLCQSDTVKGLSKGEGATQKKAIGKRPAPRVTKSSGPSTKRSRVALEWSDSESDVDDDDFKLDDDSDDFESEEEDDVDGDKDIKGDNNGAAGDASRNVMLKDTPSKRADENIIFEAAPKHTPFCHTTCTAQHHKLILSLLKCSNYNYGAANGDNFMKQVNEIVTQAGKFARLRVNADLVDPVASFKYPLVHWVCVLGKFRVLGKLAEMKEFNLAVQSERTGETGVHRMLLSLGQVLKKNSVKTILEVFSKTLRTLTDCVPKVVTLSNKEGDTPFHCLAKIVLDCTGELEKISTYEGYFAVLMKELAHLKTSGKLTPNTVKELLLKTNHSKETFLHILACRHGAGHRVIKIVMKNIEPEIMDALKEIKNTNGKTPSDLSKELHSYEMAAILQPHDFEVPPLPNDHVAKVQQTPDKSIPLESPLAASPPATLFVPVDNCLSPLVSGGSTGHTQLFVAKEEPEDAVVKGHKKEDLFVEDEVPSTSKSSETSPLPSLKLLPDEAFSTPPISEDTDATVLLGCDSEVTEDISVDVMPDARNDICSPSIATDHIDGSFPPVVAVNQSSSTSVPTSSINSDTSSLDVSNDYDRVSNDYDRVSNAPSVTSNQNTPPISRVVLGNDDRSTNVSLTTSQNGDANVRTSEAWIKRNGEPSGIKGQNDKLLTTLHAKFQEELILSERGLKEKEDALLLIHHQIAERQEKKQRLMQELEENWIQLMTDKKQEGILEAEIAVRKNDCKRFKAELVKYASTLKTIRK
- the LOC137975182 gene encoding uncharacterized protein isoform X2, with protein sequence MMPVDQASNMQSCTGNVSPPVKCTLCHIVSGNSTCPRAGKHHELIMALAKSPDTTEVEKTDFKKSLDKFTKTKWIHTDCVPEKNKEICFPLVHWVCILGKYKLLGYLISECGFILTVKGGQNSQSALHSMVQYLARGLGPSNSTEYIGSIFGNILDIFLKHVPEVLCAKDSSLGDTILHYLAKRCSSDPYSRMYLKICLLRIKENNKLKYDEVEKIFSVINKSGNSFLHHLVSDEESVDSLEYFSKNFHLISEKISKNKNNSGKTPRQLAVEKRSCKMLRALGAPAVVIASLQKAVAGSKALTPKSSNRVEQNNSQSIAAVEAKDSNSTREVMPVETNSIETPTTPPNLGDGNVLCQSDTVKGLSKGEGATQKKAIGKRPAPRVTKSSGPSTKRSRVALEWSDSESDVDDDDFKLDDDSDDFESEEEDDVDGDKDIKGDNNGAAGDASRNVMLKDTPSKRADENIIFEAAPKHTPFCHTTCTAQHHKLILSLLKCSNYNYGAANGDNFMKQVNEIVTQAGKFARLRVNADLVDPVASFKYPLVHWVCVLGKFRVLGKLAEMKEFNLAVQSERTGETGVHRMLLSLGQVLKKNSVKTILEVFSKTLRTLTDCVPKVVTLSNKEGDTPFHCLAKIVLDCTGELEKISTYEGYFAVLMKELAHLKTSGKLTPNTVKELLLKTNHSKETFLHILACRHGAGHRVIKIVMKNIEPEIMDALKEIKNTNGKTPSDLSKELHSYEMAAILQPHDFEVPPLPNDHVAKVQQTPDKSIPLESPLAASPPATLFVPVDNCLSPLVSGGSTGHTQLFVAKEEPEDAVVKGHKKEDLFVEDEVPSTSKSSETSPLPSLKLLPDEAFSTPPISEDTDATVLLGCDSEVTEDISVDVMPDARNDICSPSIATDHIDGSFPPVVAVNQSSSTSVPTSSINSDTSSLDVSNDYDRVSNDYDRVSNAPSVTSNQNTPPISRVVLGNDDRSTNVSLTTSQNGDANVRTSEAWIKRNGEPSGIKGQNDKLLTTLHAKFQEELILSERGLKEKEDALLLIHHQIAERQEKKQRLMQELEENWIQLMTDKKQEGILEAEIAVRKNDCKRFKAELVKYASTLKTIRK